In Duganella zoogloeoides, a single genomic region encodes these proteins:
- a CDS encoding choice-of-anchor A family protein yields the protein MSVSTITARFISSVALASAMTVAHADVLEIDLGGAAVYSFNDFKSGSGRVDGSILAGRDISLANYSVNTSNTGAYGDYAVVAGRDFTFTSGNVGHGSTYVGGTSYLNQSGTLNGPVTTGTAPADLNALATSLTQTSNALAALTPTASTEQKWNGIFINGTNSQVEVINLDASWLDSSSWYSFSNLSAGATLIVNFLGDSATFKGGFSAFDGYNVLFNFADATTLNFVNGFNANVLAPKATVTGGSGTIYGTVVVNDWNSSVTIGTAAGGGFAAVDVPGLELVATAVPEAQTWAMLLAGLGLMGVVARRRKSA from the coding sequence ATGTCCGTTTCGACAATTACCGCCCGCTTCATCTCGTCCGTTGCCCTTGCCTCGGCAATGACCGTGGCCCATGCCGACGTGCTCGAGATCGACCTGGGCGGCGCCGCTGTCTATTCGTTCAACGACTTCAAGTCCGGCAGCGGCAGGGTGGATGGATCGATCCTCGCCGGCCGCGACATCAGCCTGGCCAATTATTCCGTCAATACCAGCAACACCGGCGCCTACGGCGACTACGCGGTGGTTGCGGGCCGCGATTTTACGTTCACCAGCGGCAATGTCGGTCACGGCAGCACCTACGTGGGCGGCACCAGCTACCTGAACCAGAGCGGCACCCTGAACGGCCCGGTCACCACCGGCACCGCGCCAGCCGACCTGAATGCGCTGGCCACGTCGCTCACGCAAACTTCGAACGCGCTGGCGGCGCTGACGCCTACCGCCAGTACCGAGCAAAAATGGAACGGCATCTTCATCAACGGCACCAACAGCCAGGTCGAAGTGATCAACCTCGACGCCAGCTGGCTCGATTCCAGCAGCTGGTACAGCTTCTCGAACCTGAGCGCGGGCGCCACGCTGATCGTCAACTTCCTCGGCGACAGCGCCACGTTCAAGGGCGGCTTCAGCGCATTCGACGGCTACAATGTGCTGTTCAACTTTGCCGACGCCACCACCCTCAATTTCGTCAACGGCTTCAACGCCAACGTGCTGGCGCCCAAGGCCACCGTGACCGGTGGCAGCGGCACCATTTACGGCACGGTGGTGGTCAATGACTGGAATTCTTCGGTGACCATCGGTACGGCCGCAGGCGGGGGCTTTGCCGCTGTCGATGTGCCGGGACTGGAGCTGGTCGCCACGGCCGTGCCGGAAGCGCAAACCTGGGCCATGCTGCTGGCGGGCCTGGGGTTGATGGGCGTCGTAGCCCGCCGCCGCAAGAGCGCCTGA
- a CDS encoding aminotransferase-like domain-containing protein yields MESESTAMDQADCAAEWPVLVIERSKKGSLVEQIVAAIAAMVGRRELRIGTKMPSVRQFAKCNGISTFTVVESYDRLVTLGLLMSRRGSGYFVARQDLPPAMTPMAMHTMPTAIDSLTPDLYSGVSEALAAGVGWLPPEWYGDDTVLDAVRHAMRIPSNRLRGYGHSMGFPTLRHHLAATLSDDLFPVDPEQILLTHGATHAFDLILRTLTRPGDTVFVEDPGYSNLHSLILHHGCIAVGIPRGEHGIDVELLARQAALTQPKLMFVNTVLQNPLGTSLSAAQAHRLLALAEQFDFWLVEDDIYRELAQRGEASLAAMDGLRRVIRVGSFSKTLSPVLRVGSICASASLLPELLRVKMLAGLTTSEINERAVYHAISARPYKRMVDKLVAQLESGRERTIESLRSAGMTPLAKPRGGMFVSAGWDAAPRPDWNGKTIADAALKAGILLSPCDFFMLRPPESVWFRFNVAYSNHPQLLDFLQSVRPA; encoded by the coding sequence ATGGAATCGGAAAGCACTGCGATGGATCAAGCCGACTGTGCGGCCGAGTGGCCGGTACTGGTCATAGAGCGCAGCAAGAAGGGCAGCCTGGTCGAGCAGATCGTGGCCGCGATTGCCGCCATGGTGGGCCGCCGCGAGTTGCGCATCGGCACTAAAATGCCGTCGGTCAGGCAGTTTGCCAAGTGTAATGGCATCAGTACCTTTACAGTTGTGGAGTCGTACGACCGCCTGGTCACGCTGGGGCTGCTGATGTCGCGCCGTGGTTCCGGCTACTTTGTCGCGCGCCAGGACTTGCCGCCGGCCATGACGCCAATGGCCATGCACACCATGCCCACCGCCATCGACTCGCTCACGCCGGACCTGTATTCGGGCGTCTCCGAGGCGCTGGCGGCCGGCGTGGGCTGGCTGCCGCCCGAGTGGTACGGCGACGACACCGTGCTCGACGCCGTGCGCCATGCGATGCGCATTCCGTCCAACCGCTTGCGCGGCTACGGCCACTCGATGGGCTTTCCCACGCTGCGCCATCACCTCGCCGCCACCCTCAGCGACGACCTGTTCCCGGTCGATCCCGAGCAGATCCTGCTCACCCACGGCGCCACCCATGCGTTCGACCTGATCCTGCGCACCCTCACCCGCCCCGGCGACACGGTGTTTGTCGAAGATCCTGGCTACAGCAACCTGCACTCGCTGATCCTGCACCACGGCTGCATCGCGGTCGGCATTCCGCGCGGCGAGCACGGTATCGATGTCGAGCTGCTGGCGCGCCAGGCCGCCCTTACCCAGCCCAAGCTCATGTTCGTCAACACGGTGCTGCAAAACCCGCTGGGCACGTCCCTGAGCGCCGCGCAGGCGCACCGGCTGCTGGCCCTGGCCGAGCAGTTCGATTTCTGGCTGGTGGAGGACGATATCTACCGCGAGCTGGCGCAGCGCGGCGAGGCCTCGCTGGCAGCGATGGATGGCCTGCGGCGGGTGATCCGCGTGGGCAGCTTTTCCAAGACGCTGTCGCCGGTGCTGCGGGTGGGATCGATCTGTGCGTCCGCCTCGCTGCTGCCCGAGCTGCTGCGCGTGAAAATGCTGGCCGGGCTGACCACGTCCGAGATCAACGAGCGCGCCGTGTACCACGCCATCAGCGCGCGGCCGTATAAACGCATGGTGGACAAGCTGGTGGCGCAGCTCGAATCAGGGCGCGAGCGCACCATCGAGAGCCTGCGCAGCGCGGGCATGACGCCGCTGGCCAAGCCGCGCGGCGGCATGTTCGTCTCGGCCGGCTGGGATGCAGCGCCGCGCCCCGACTGGAACGGCAAGACCATCGCCGATGCGGCGCTCAAGGCCGGCATCCTGCTCTCGCCGTGCGATTTCTTCATGCTGCGACCGCCCGAGTCGGTCTGGTTCCGCTTCAACGTCGCCTACAGCAACCACCCGCAACTGCTGGACTTCCTGCAGTCGGTCCGTCCTGCCTGA
- a CDS encoding sensor histidine kinase produces MKKGRLTAAGYSNAKGALDIVREIGEITATLWWRFFDWLAQVEWRKLVIIWLLVMIFGMTPFGHPEQTGAFIVLSLGLKVLAGGKRRAELEARDATTHADEEGLERRLVEARMAALQAQVEPHFLFNTLALIGQLIETDPPQAARIHQNLIDYLRATLPQMRARGAGTLGRQIEMSRAYLAIMQARMRARLAVSIDVPDEMQSATFPVMMLQILIENAIKHGLEPKIAGGRIDIRASVDNQVLQVDVLDDGIGFNVHAGDGLGLANVRERLRILYGNRAQLVIEAPLTGGTRASIRLPYAPDIFAGGAP; encoded by the coding sequence ATGAAAAAGGGCCGGCTGACCGCAGCCGGCTACAGCAATGCCAAGGGCGCGCTCGACATCGTGCGCGAAATCGGCGAGATCACGGCCACCCTGTGGTGGCGCTTTTTCGACTGGCTGGCCCAGGTGGAATGGCGCAAGCTGGTGATCATCTGGCTGCTGGTCATGATCTTCGGCATGACGCCGTTCGGCCATCCCGAGCAGACCGGCGCCTTCATCGTGCTGTCGCTGGGACTGAAGGTGCTCGCTGGCGGCAAGCGCCGCGCCGAACTCGAAGCGCGCGACGCCACCACCCATGCCGACGAAGAAGGCCTGGAACGGCGCCTGGTCGAAGCGCGCATGGCCGCGCTGCAGGCGCAGGTGGAGCCCCACTTCCTGTTCAACACCCTGGCCCTGATCGGCCAGCTGATCGAGACCGATCCGCCGCAGGCCGCGCGCATCCACCAGAACCTGATCGACTACCTGCGCGCCACGCTGCCACAGATGCGCGCACGCGGCGCCGGCACCCTGGGCAGGCAGATCGAGATGTCGCGCGCGTATCTGGCCATCATGCAGGCGCGCATGCGCGCGCGGCTGGCCGTGTCGATCGACGTGCCCGACGAGATGCAAAGCGCCACCTTCCCGGTGATGATGCTGCAGATCCTGATCGAAAACGCCATCAAGCACGGGCTGGAACCGAAGATCGCGGGCGGACGCATCGACATCCGCGCCAGCGTCGATAACCAGGTGCTGCAAGTCGATGTGCTCGACGACGGCATCGGCTTCAATGTGCACGCAGGCGACGGCCTGGGGCTGGCCAACGTGCGCGAGCGGTTGCGCATCCTGTACGGCAACCGCGCCCAGCTGGTGATCGAGGCGCCGCTCACCGGCGGCACCCGCGCCAGCATCCGCCTGCCCTACGCGCCCGATATCTTTGCCGGCGGTGCGCCATGA
- a CDS encoding collagen-binding domain-containing protein: MMVRTCVALAASTLFAGVAHAAPLTADEMLKQFNVVVKGDMTSTSHVDGRTYVAGNLQGGDYVQHASDTAKSAYAGLTVGGSASGNLHVNGLGAVVGGSANGIIVNTGQAYVGGSATSSTFNGDAWVAGAATNVNFNGGGHAASYSGTNNNRPLASTTAVMDAARAAATSTDFSNVINNMSTKLAALKGTEKAAVDITGNKVTFSGTGNANGVLVFDLSTLDSQIFSSNIGEFAFNLTNASTVIFNTDNKVLSLSANILAPNSLGSSLIWNFAGATSVTVDRTFVGQVVVADGTFSNLGGANVEGGVYAKAFNQQGEVHLQQFSGSLATAVPEAETYAMMLAGLGMLGFMARRRKQA; this comes from the coding sequence ATGATGGTTCGTACCTGTGTCGCTCTTGCCGCTTCCACCCTGTTCGCAGGCGTTGCACACGCCGCACCATTGACGGCTGACGAAATGCTCAAGCAGTTCAACGTGGTGGTGAAGGGCGATATGACCTCGACGTCGCATGTCGATGGCCGCACTTACGTCGCCGGCAACCTGCAGGGCGGCGATTATGTCCAGCACGCTTCGGACACCGCCAAGTCGGCTTATGCCGGCCTGACCGTGGGCGGCAGCGCCAGCGGCAATCTGCATGTTAACGGCCTCGGCGCCGTGGTAGGCGGCAGCGCCAACGGCATCATCGTCAACACCGGCCAGGCCTACGTGGGTGGCAGCGCCACTTCGTCGACGTTTAACGGCGACGCCTGGGTGGCTGGCGCCGCCACCAACGTCAATTTCAACGGCGGTGGCCACGCCGCCAGCTACAGTGGCACCAATAACAACCGTCCGCTGGCTTCGACCACCGCCGTGATGGACGCCGCCCGCGCCGCCGCCACCAGCACCGACTTCTCGAACGTGATCAATAACATGAGCACCAAGTTGGCGGCGCTCAAGGGCACGGAAAAAGCCGCGGTGGACATTACCGGCAACAAGGTCACCTTCAGCGGTACCGGCAATGCCAACGGCGTGCTGGTGTTCGACCTGAGCACGCTGGACAGCCAGATCTTCTCGTCCAATATCGGTGAGTTCGCGTTCAACCTGACCAACGCCAGCACGGTGATCTTCAACACCGACAACAAGGTCCTGTCGCTGAGCGCCAACATTCTCGCTCCTAACAGCCTGGGCAGCTCGCTGATCTGGAACTTCGCCGGCGCCACCAGCGTGACCGTGGATCGCACCTTCGTCGGCCAGGTCGTGGTGGCTGATGGTACGTTCAGCAACCTCGGCGGCGCCAATGTCGAGGGCGGCGTGTATGCCAAGGCATTCAACCAGCAGGGTGAAGTACACCTGCAACAGTTCAGCGGCAGCCTAGCCACGGCGGTGCCGGAAGCGGAAACCTACGCCATGATGCTGGCCGGCCTGGGCATGCTGGGCTTCATGGCCCGCCGCCGCAAGCAGGCTTGA
- a CDS encoding TetR/AcrR family transcriptional regulator: MSIVKLPATPRIKRRVINRDKLEADIVVVAVRVFAESGYEGASIATIADRAGLSKQNLMYYFPTKQALYERVLDDVLDDWLERMDSLAAGDQEPQAVLRAYVQAKLKFSREQPWASRVYAMEVIGGAQLYGAQIQRRVVPLLRKDIAVFEQWIAAGKIAPVNATHLLFAIWAMTQSYADFAPQMALVLNRKQLGKKDFDDAEQLIVDMVLAAVGVPLVSRSA; encoded by the coding sequence ATGTCGATCGTCAAACTGCCAGCAACACCACGGATCAAACGCCGCGTCATCAACCGCGACAAGCTCGAAGCCGACATCGTAGTCGTGGCGGTACGCGTGTTTGCCGAAAGCGGCTACGAGGGCGCATCGATCGCCACCATTGCCGACCGGGCCGGCCTGTCGAAGCAGAACCTGATGTACTACTTCCCCACCAAGCAGGCCCTGTACGAGCGCGTGCTCGATGATGTGCTCGACGACTGGCTGGAACGGATGGACAGCCTGGCGGCCGGCGACCAGGAGCCGCAGGCGGTGCTGCGCGCCTATGTGCAGGCCAAGCTGAAGTTTTCGCGCGAGCAGCCGTGGGCGTCGCGCGTGTATGCGATGGAGGTGATCGGCGGCGCCCAGTTATACGGCGCCCAGATCCAGCGCCGCGTGGTGCCGCTGCTGCGCAAGGATATCGCGGTGTTCGAGCAGTGGATCGCGGCGGGCAAGATCGCCCCGGTCAACGCCACCCACCTGCTGTTCGCGATCTGGGCCATGACTCAGTCCTACGCCGACTTCGCGCCGCAGATGGCGCTGGTGCTGAACCGCAAGCAGCTCGGCAAAAAGGATTTCGACGACGCCGAACAGCTGATCGTCGATATGGTATTGGCGGCGGTTGGAGTGCCCCTGGTATCCAGGAGCGCCTGA